From one [Ruminococcus] lactaris ATCC 29176 genomic stretch:
- a CDS encoding DegV family protein, which translates to MSKVAIVTDSNSGITQKRGEELGIYVLPMPFFIDGELYLEDITLSQEQFYEKLGADSEISTSQPSPGDVMDLWDKLLEDYDEIVCIPMSSGLSSTCETALSLAQDYDEKVQVVNNQRISVTQEQSVYDAIKLRDEGKSAAEIRQVLEKEKMQASIYITVDTLKYLKKGGRITPAAAAIGTVLNLKPVLQIQGEKLDAFAKVRGWKAAKKTMLNAIEKDLTDRFADVKDQMVLGMAYTCSKEEADEWKNEIQTRFPDYELVEGPLSLSIACHIGPGAMAITCMKRV; encoded by the coding sequence ATGAGTAAAGTTGCAATAGTAACGGACAGCAATAGCGGAATTACGCAGAAGCGGGGTGAAGAACTGGGGATCTACGTGCTTCCGATGCCGTTTTTCATTGACGGTGAATTATATTTAGAAGATATTACACTTTCACAGGAACAGTTCTATGAAAAACTGGGAGCTGATTCTGAAATTTCCACATCTCAGCCATCGCCGGGAGATGTCATGGATCTGTGGGATAAGCTTTTAGAGGATTATGATGAAATTGTGTGCATTCCGATGTCAAGTGGTCTGAGCAGTACCTGCGAAACGGCTCTTTCACTGGCACAGGATTATGATGAAAAAGTGCAGGTTGTAAATAATCAGAGAATTTCCGTTACGCAGGAACAGTCAGTATACGATGCGATCAAGCTGCGTGATGAGGGAAAATCTGCCGCAGAGATCAGACAGGTGCTGGAAAAAGAAAAAATGCAGGCAAGTATCTATATCACAGTAGATACGTTGAAGTATCTGAAAAAGGGTGGAAGAATCACTCCGGCAGCAGCAGCTATAGGAACGGTATTGAATTTAAAGCCGGTTCTTCAGATCCAGGGAGAGAAGCTGGATGCATTTGCAAAAGTCAGAGGCTGGAAGGCAGCGAAGAAGACGATGCTCAATGCCATTGAAAAAGATCTGACAGACCGTTTTGCAGATGTAAAAGATCAGATGGTTCTCGGAATGGCATATACGTGCAGCAAAGAAGAAGCAGATGAGTGGAAAAATGAAATCCAGACCCGTTTTCCGGATTACGAACTGGTAGAAGGTCCGCTGTCACTGAGCATTGCATGCCATATTGGACCGGGAGCGATGGCGATTACCTGCATGAAGAGAGTATAA